A region from the Lolium perenne isolate Kyuss_39 chromosome 4, Kyuss_2.0, whole genome shotgun sequence genome encodes:
- the LOC127347160 gene encoding uncharacterized protein, which produces MTILKDPRIPSTPLRTAMSKRRKPLKMMPFSGADVASSYADDDDDVPLAKRAKLASERAASAKESNPSPAKSTPPSRTGVEKVPVSRVIPSDDAPTPPAGRDHPIYATVDAVADFAEQFTRLEAENSQLRKAVKSSADQVVEANRLAADAKSENTSLKEEVSRLKRQMKDDQDARRAAAAAIDEKEGVLRESIKGLLEAANLTVSRRHQLREDSTADALSLAAESNVQILRLLQKSKGALSKLYSMIFPKAKLDKTLDEMAEAFLIDPSEPVEV; this is translated from the exons atgacgattctGAAGGACCCGAGGATACCTAgcacgcccttgaggacagcgatgtccaagaggaggaaacCGCTGAAGATGATGCCTTTCTCAGGAGCAGACGTCGCAAGCAG CtatgccgatgatgatgacgatgttcctctcgcaaagagggctaaactagCTTCTGAGAGAGCAGCGTCGGCTAAAGAATCAaacccttctcctgccaagtcgacacctccatcccgaacgggtgtagagaaggtcCCAGTGTCGAGAGTTATTCCTTCCGATGATGCTCCCACGCCGCCGGCTGGCCGCGATCAC CCAATTTAcgctacagtcgatgctgtggcggaTTTTGCTGAACAATTTACTCGTCTCGAAGCTGAAAATTCTCAACTTCGGAAggccgtcaaatcttcggctgatcaggtggtcgAAGCCAACAGACTTGCTGCCGATGCCAAAAGTGAGAATACTTCGTTGAAGGAAGAAGTAAGTCGGCTGAAGCGTCAAATGAAGGATGaccaagatgccaggcgtgcagcggctGCTGCGATTGATGAGAAGGAGGGTGTCCTCCGCGAATCCATCAAGGGTTTACTGG aggccgccaacTTAACTGTCAGTCGtcgtcatcagcttcgggaggattctacggccgacgccttgtcacttgctgctgagtcaaatgtccagatcctcagattgctgcagaagtccaagggagcgctgtcgaagttatactcgatgatcttccctaaggcgaagctagacaagactctcgacgagatggccgAAGCCTTCCTTATCGATCCCTCCGAACCTGTAGAG gtatag